Proteins encoded in a region of the Oncorhynchus gorbuscha isolate QuinsamMale2020 ecotype Even-year linkage group LG16, OgorEven_v1.0, whole genome shotgun sequence genome:
- the tnrc6c1 gene encoding trinucleotide repeat-containing gene 6C protein isoform X5: MVGRYLSSELPPQSGPGAHYENPHWGHQPANRSATSASVSANHSGWDTVIIDESDTEAWPSISRSSQSQGPAGGCPSDTDPASSSSSMSMATGANGQTGHFPANYPSSKGASSGPGSSANHPGAGTVGMASSQGAANRGWGSGPGPSPHGPPQSSSVGGGEGKTDGPMGGGGGRGWCSSSSTTSNLNLNPNANPSAWPVLGHDGGGGAGASSSGGANPNQPPSSQPPPNLCDPPGTSHAQGNGIRGGNMVGGTNGNLPVGGGSTWGESSEPHPSSSTNVSFSSEPQNLNTDGPNHTSKQQEPPIHSVSGWSGPSGGMGSLGQPPPGASQLVNGEDGSSVWGNNGDSKSVASSAEPSGWDSGAGGWGSHGSSGGGTSGGWGGQSSRDAWGKQHSGEVQGGWDAPSSPPQQARSWSTRAPSTTAASEGSSEGMDGAGHSLRQDRSSRDEPAPLLPAPDLDPRVLCNTGWGQTPVRQHTSWDMEEAARTQRKADAAGTDSWGGSGPNTSTEPAQGPSNSSHGPPHRVDPKSEGPGPGPQAAPGWGGSKPPASQPGSGWGEPPSSKNPPNGPGGWGNPPPGCPGSGPNMPKAGSQSWGAPEEKSPSWDGSHGKAPKPQGWGDGPKPPHSGWANSAGGGGNGGGGDWRESADGKKNSPTTNPPWEGEGAGGWKESNRGWGKPGPGMGGNVGGGWGEPAMAQQRPSCPAQGWGGKPQESSNGNSGGVRGSMGGAGGGEGSMGSWGGPGPVKPSVSGREGNGGGGGSKQDPSGGEPTGWEEPSPPSIRRKMEIDDGTSAWGDPGAYNKTVNLWDKNNPAGGGPPQGRPPGNAPACPPGNNNNNHPPHHTYHGPPPPLQSHGGHNPQGPGQNSGPMDTAMPHQTAPPPHSRPPLMGPGWGEPSSAHPKPEPSWGEPAPPLVSVDNGTSAWGKPTGSHGGWGVGDNSPEPYRRGNPPLGSAPCKPAPKSMQDGWGGGEDMGLSGGQWDPDDGDMWSSQASQESNSWGNRTRKAPPKGKIPGKQEEAWIMNRLIKQLTDMGFPRDPAEEALKRNNMNLDQAMSALLEKKTELDRRGMGMSDYNNCLINKGPMGCRPPLHSKESSSDRSPFLDKDGVGSLVEDVHTSSPFMPCSPGPLGLKLPSLPLSSQGLGGPQGLAMQNLNNRQMQSGMLGCSGAAQARAMQQPPPQPPVPPLGSSQPSLRAQVPQFLSPQAYQRLQIQQQMLQAQRNVSGPIRQQEQHVARTINNMQQQIQQHQRQLAQALLMKQQQTLGSLSSSGLHHGQGKSALDLFPGHPQAPGLPDLQTKEQQSSPNSYSPYPLSGLNPNMNVTCIEVGGLSMKELPQPQSRLSQWTHPNSMDSLSGGSSSLEPNLNKHGSNLGPPGKPPQMEDGYSPYGMMPVSESPTNPLVPPDSWSQGKSPNDKMVNGANITWPPEFCPGVPWKGLQNIDPENDPNMTPGSVPSGPTINTNIQDVNRYLQRDRSGGSSPTSSQNEALPPSTDWPVSAYSSSFSLSSPETDDPGKLSDMKSTWSPGPISHPSQVSLSHELWKVPQGPRSNTAAPTRPPPGLTNPTKHSSTWGGNSLGLAQGWSSSYSSAATTWSTDSSNRTSSWLVLRNLTPQIDGSTLRTLCMQHGPLITFHLNLTQGNALVRYSSKEEAAKAQKSLHMCVLGNTTILAEFAGEEDVQRFFAQGQQLASTTSWQADPGVNQTRMGGSGPRSSHPIGHPHWNSGGGGMGGGGAKTGGDLLWGGVPQYSSLWGPPSGEEGRVMGSPTPINTLLPGDLLSGESM, translated from the exons ATGGTCGGAAGGTACCTCTCCTCAG AGCTGCCCCCACAGAGTGGCCCGGGAGCCCATTATGAGAATCCCCACTGGGGACACCAGCCAGCCAATCGGAGTGCCACTTCTGCCTCAGTGTCGGCCAATCACAGTGGCTGGGATACAGTGATCATCGACGAGAGCGACACCGAGGCCTGGCCCTCCATTTCCCGCAGCAGCCAGAGCCAGGGCCCTGCAGGAGGATGCCCCTCGGACACTGACccggccagcagcagcagcagtatgagCATGGCCACGGGGGCCAACGGCCAGACAGGCCACTTTCCTGCCAACTACCCCAGCAGCAAAGGAGCCAGCTCTGGGCCCGGCAGCTCAGCCAATCACCCCGGGGCAGGCACGGTCGGCATGGCCTCCAGCCAAGGAGCAGCCAATCGGGGCTGGGGATCTGGTCCCGGTCCGTCCCCCCATGGCCCTCCTCAGTCCTCCTCTGTCgggggtggggaggggaagaCTGATGGCccaatgggaggaggaggaggcaggggttggtgctcctcttcctccaccacctccaacTTGAACCTGAACCCCAATGCCAACCCCTCGGCCTGGCCCGTTCTGGGGCACGACGGGGGCGGAGGAGCGGGGGCAAGCAGCTCAGGGGGAGCCAACCCCAATCAACCCCCTTCTTCTCAACCCCCTCCAAACCTCTGCGACCCGCCAGGCACCTCTCACGCCCAGGGGAACGGCATCAGAGGAGGAAACATGGTGGGCGGCACCAACGGCAACCTTCCGGTTGGGGGAGGCAGCACCTGGGGAGAATCATCTGAGCCACACCCATCCTCATCCACGAATGTGTCTTTCAgctcagaacctcagaacctTAACACTGACGGACCAAATCATACTAGCAAGCAACAGGAGCCCCCTATCCACAGCGTGTCCGGCTGGAGTGGCCCCTCCGGAGGTATGGGCTCCCTGGGCCAGCCTCCTCCTGGAGCTTCCCAGCTGGTCAATGGAGAGGATGGCAGCTCCGTCTGGGGCAACAATGGAGACTCCAAGTCAGTCGCCTCCTCCGCGGAGCCTTCGGGCTGGGACTCTGGGGCCGGGGGCTGGGGGAGCCATGGAAGCAGTGGTGGTGGAACCTCTGGAGGCTGGGGAGGCCAGAGCAGCAGAGACGCCTGGGGGAAGCAGCATTCTGGCGAGGTCCAGGGGGGCTGGGACGCCCCCAGCTCTCCTCCCCAGCAGGCCAGATCCTGGAGCACCCGAGCCCCAAGCACCACGGCGGCCAGCGAGGGCAGTAGCGAGGGCATGGATGGAGCGGGACACTCCCTCCGACAGGACCGGTCATCCAGGGATGAGCCTGCCCCCCTACTCCCAGCCCCTGACCTGGACCCCAGGGTGCTGTGCAACACAGGCTGGGGCCAGACCCCCGTCCGCCAGCACACGTCCTGGGACATGGAGGAGGCGGCACGCACCCAACGAAAGGCAGATGCTGCCGGGACGGACTCTTGGGGAGGCTCAGGCCCCAACACTTCCACCGAGCCAGCCCAAGGGCCCTCTAACTCCAGCCACGGCCCCCCTCATCGGGTTGACCCCAAGAGCGAGGGTCCCGGGCCTGGTCCTCAGGCTGCCCCTGGCTGGGGTGGTTCCAAGCctccagccagccaaccaggcTCTGGCTGGGGTGAGCCACCGAGCAGCAAGAATCCCCCCAACGGTCCTGGGGGCTGGGGGAACCCCCCACCAGGATGCCCCGGGTCAGGCCCCAACATGCCCAAAGCTGGGAGCCAGTCCTGGGGTGCTCCAGAGGAGAAGTCCCCAAGCTGGGATGGTTCCCACGGCAAGGCCCCCAAGCCCCAGGGCTGGGGAGATGGGCCCAAGCCGCCCCACAGCGGCTGGGCCAACAGCGCTGGAGGAGGGGGCAATGGAGGAGGGGGGGACTGGAGAGAGTCTGCAGATGGCAAGAAGAACAGTCCCACCACCAACCCTCCCTGGGAGGGAGAAGGAGCAGGAGGCTGGAAAGAGAGCAACCGAGGCTGGGGAAAACCTGGTCCGGGGATGGGGGGAAATGTTGGTGGAGGCTGGGGAGAGCCAGCGATGGCCCAGCAGCGCCCAAGTTGCCCTGCCCAAGGATGGGGTGGCAAGCCCCAGGAGAGCTCCAACGGCAATAGCGGAGGAGTTAGAGGGAGCATGGGCGGGGCAGGAGGTGGAGAAGGGAGCATGGGATCCTGGGGAGGCCCTGGCCCCGTGAAGCCCAGTGTATCAGGCCGGGAGGGCaacgggggaggaggagggagcaaGCAGGACCCCTCAGGAGGAGAGCCCACAGGGTGGGAGGAACCTTCCCCACCCTCCATCCGACGCAAGATGGAGATTGACGATGGCACCTCTGCTTGGGGCGACCCGGGTGCCTACAACAAGACGGTCAACCTCTGGGACAAGAACAACCCTGCGGGAGGAGGGCCACCCCAAGGTAGACCCCCAGGGAACGCCCCCGCATGCCCCcctggaaacaacaacaacaaccacccaccacatcacacctaCCACGGCCCCCCACCACCCCTCCAGAGCCATGGGGGCCACAACCCCCAGGGCCCAGGCCAGAACAGTGGGCCCATGGACACAGCCATGCCTCACCAGACTGCGCCTCCACCACACAGCAGACCACCCCTCATGGGTCCAG GCTGGGGGGAGCCTTCCAGTGCCCACCCCAAACCAGAGCCCTCCTGGGGGGAGCCTGCTCCCCCTCTGGTCAGCGTGGACAACGGGACCTCCGCATGGGGAAAACCCACCGGAAGCCATGGGGGCTGGGGTGTAGGTGACAACAGCCCTGAACCCTACAGACGGGGCAACCCACCCCTTGGATCTGCACCTTGCAAACCAG CCCCCAAATCTATGCAAGACGGCTGGGGTGGCGGGGAGGACATGGGTTTGTCTGGGGGCCAGTGGGACCCTGACGACGGGGACATGTGGAGCAGCCAGGCCTCCCAGGAGAGCAACTCCTGGGGCAACAGAACCAGGAAGGCCCCACCCAAGGGGAAGATTCCAGGCAAGCAGGAGGAAGCCTGGATCATGAATCGCCTGATCAAGCAGCTGACAGACATGGGCTTCCCT agagaTCCAGCCGAGGAGGCTCTGAAGAGGAACAACATGAACCTGGACCAGGCCATGA GTGCTCTGTTGGAGAAGAAGACTGAGCTGGACAGGCGGGGGATGGGCATGTCCGACTACAACAACTGTCTGATCAACAAGGGGCCAATGGGCTGCcggcctcccctccactccaaaGAGTCCTCCTCAGATCGCTCCCCTTTCCTCGACAAG GACGGTGTTGGTAGCCTGGTGGAGGACGTCCATACCTCCTCACCGTTTATGCCTTGTTCCCCCGGCCCCCTCGGTCTGAaactcccctccctgcctctatCCAGCCAGGGCCTGGGCGGCCCACAGGGCCTAGCCATGCAAAACTTGAACAACAGACAG atGCAGAGTGGAATGTTGGGCTGTAGCGGTGCAGCACAAGCCCGGGCCATGCAGCAGCCTCCTCCTCAACCGCCAGTGCCGCCTCTCGGCTCCTCCCAGCCTAGTCTACGCGCTCAAGTGCCTCAGTTTCTCTcccctcag GCGTACCAGCGTTTACAAATTCAACAGCAGATGTTGCAGGCGCAGCGTAATGTTTCTGGTCCCATccgacagcaggagcagcac GTTGCACGTACAATCAATAACATGCAGCAGCAGATCCAACAGCACCAGAGACAGCTGGCCCAGGCCCTGCTGATGAAGCAGCAGCAGACCCTcggctccctctcctcctctggcctgCACCACGGCCAAGGCAAATCAGCCCTGGACTTGTTCCCAGGCCACCCCCAGGCTCCGGGCCTACCCGACCTGCAGACCAAAGAGCAGCAGTCGTCCCCCAACTCCTACAGCCCCTACCCTCTCT CTGGACTGAATCCTAACATGAATGTAACCTGCATAGAGGTGGGAGGCCTGTCCATGAAGGAGcttccccagccccagtctcgcCTCTCCCAGTGGACACACCCCAACTCCATGGACAGCCTCTCTGGAGGCTCATCCTCTCTGGAGCCCAACCTGAACAAGCACG GTTCCAACCTGGGCCCCCCTGGGAAGCCCCCCCAAATGGAGGATGGGTACAGCCCCTACGGCATGATGCCTGTCTCCGAGTCCCCCACCAACCCCCTGGTGCCCCCAGACAGCTGGAGCCAGGGCAAGAGCCCCAACGACAAGATGGTCAATGGCGCCAACATCACCTGGCCTCCAG AGTTCTGCCCGGGCGTGCCCTGGAAGGGCCTGCAAAACATCGACCCGGAGAACGACCCCAACATGACCCCGGGGAGCGTGCCCAGCGGCCCCACCATCAACACCAACATCCAGGACGTCAACCGCTACCTGCAGAGAGACCGCAGCGGAG gctcctcccccacctcatctCAGAACGAGGCCCTGCCCCCCTCCACCGATTGGCCAGTCAGTGCCTACTCTAGCTCGTTCAGTCTGTCGTCCCCGGAAACGGACGACCCAG GTAAATTATCGGACATGAAGTCCACCTGGTCCCCGGGGCCCATCTCCCACCCCTCCCAGGTCTCTCTGTCCCATGAGTTGTGGAAGGTCCCCCAGGGGCCCCGCAGTAACACAGCCGCCCCCACACGGCCCCCCCCGGGCCTCACCAACCCCACCAAGCACTCCTCCACCTGGGGAGGCAACTCCCTGGGCCTGGCCCAAGGCTGGAGCAGCTCCTACTCCTCag CAGCTACCACATGGAGTACAGACAGCTCCAACAGGACCAGTAGCTGGTTGGTCCTGAGGAACCTCACTCCCCAGATAGACGGCTCCACCCTGCGGACGCTATGCATGCAGCACGGCCCCCTCATCACATTCCACCTCAACCTGACCCAGGGCAACGCATTGGTGCGCTACAGCTCCAAGGAGGAGGCCGCCAAGGCCCAGAAGTCCCTGCACAT GTGCGTTCTGGGTAACACCACCATCCTGGCAGAGTTTGCTGGTGAGGAAGACGTCCAGCGCTTCTTTGCACAGGGCCAGCAGCTAGCCTCAACTACCAGCTGGCAGGCTGACCCAGGTGTCAATCAGACGCGGATGGGTGGTTCCGGGCCCAGATCCTCGCACCCCATTGGCCACCCCCACTGGAACTCTGGCGGTGGTGGCATGGGAGGAGGTGGAGCCAAGACGGGCGGAGATCTGCTCTGGGGGGGCGTGCCCCAGTACTCCAGCCTATGGGGACCGCCCAGCGGAGAGGAGGGGCGGGTCATGGGGAGTCCTACTCCAATCAACACGCTGCTGCCTGGGGACCTGCTGAGCGGGGAGTCCATGTAG
- the tnrc6c1 gene encoding trinucleotide repeat-containing gene 6C protein isoform X1 produces MVGRYLSSELPPQSGPGAHYENPHWGHQPANRSATSASVSANHSGWDTVIIDESDTEAWPSISRSSQSQGPAGGCPSDTDPASSSSSMSMATGANGQTGHFPANYPSSKGASSGPGSSANHPGAGTVGMASSQGAANRGWGSGPGPSPHGPPQSSSVGGGEGKTDGPMGGGGGRGWCSSSSTTSNLNLNPNANPSAWPVLGHDGGGGAGASSSGGANPNQPPSSQPPPNLCDPPGTSHAQGNGIRGGNMVGGTNGNLPVGGGSTWGESSEPHPSSSTNVSFSSEPQNLNTDGPNHTSKQQEPPIHSVSGWSGPSGGMGSLGQPPPGASQLVNGEDGSSVWGNNGDSKSVASSAEPSGWDSGAGGWGSHGSSGGGTSGGWGGQSSRDAWGKQHSGEVQGGWDAPSSPPQQARSWSTRAPSTTAASEGSSEGMDGAGHSLRQDRSSRDEPAPLLPAPDLDPRVLCNTGWGQTPVRQHTSWDMEEAARTQRKADAAGTDSWGGSGPNTSTEPAQGPSNSSHGPPHRVDPKSEGPGPGPQAAPGWGGSKPPASQPGSGWGEPPSSKNPPNGPGGWGNPPPGCPGSGPNMPKAGSQSWGAPEEKSPSWDGSHGKAPKPQGWGDGPKPPHSGWANSAGGGGNGGGGDWRESADGKKNSPTTNPPWEGEGAGGWKESNRGWGKPGPGMGGNVGGGWGEPAMAQQRPSCPAQGWGGKPQESSNGNSGGVRGSMGGAGGGEGSMGSWGGPGPVKPSVSGREGNGGGGGSKQDPSGGEPTGWEEPSPPSIRRKMEIDDGTSAWGDPGAYNKTVNLWDKNNPAGGGPPQGRPPGNAPACPPGNNNNNHPPHHTYHGPPPPLQSHGGHNPQGPGQNSGPMDTAMPHQTAPPPHSRPPLMGPGWGEPSSAHPKPEPSWGEPAPPLVSVDNGTSAWGKPTGSHGGWGVGDNSPEPYRRGNPPLGSAPCKPAPKSMQDGWGGGEDMGLSGGQWDPDDGDMWSSQASQESNSWGNRTRKAPPKGKIPGKQEEAWIMNRLIKQLTDMGFPRDPAEEALKRNNMNLDQAMSALLEKKTELDRRGMGMSDYNNCLINKGPMGCRPPLHSKESSSDRSPFLDKDGVGSLVEDVHTSSPFMPCSPGPLGLKLPSLPLSSQGLGGPQGLAMQNLNNRQMQSGMLGCSGAAQARAMQQPPPQPPVPPLGSSQPSLRAQVPQFLSPQVQAQLLQFAAKNIGLNPALLTSPINPQHMTLLNQLYQLQLAYQRLQIQQQMLQAQRNVSGPIRQQEQHVARTINNMQQQIQQHQRQLAQALLMKQQQTLGSLSSSGLHHGQGKSALDLFPGHPQAPGLPDLQTKEQQSSPNSYSPYPLSGLNPNMNVTCIEVGGLSMKELPQPQSRLSQWTHPNSMDSLSGGSSSLEPNLNKHGSNLGPPGKPPQMEDGYSPYGMMPVSESPTNPLVPPDSWSQGKSPNDKMVNGANITWPPEFCPGVPWKGLQNIDPENDPNMTPGSVPSGPTINTNIQDVNRYLQRDRSGGSSPTSSQNEALPPSTDWPVSAYSSSFSLSSPETDDPGKLSDMKSTWSPGPISHPSQVSLSHELWKVPQGPRSNTAAPTRPPPGLTNPTKHSSTWGGNSLGLAQGWSSSYSSAATTWSTDSSNRTSSWLVLRNLTPQIDGSTLRTLCMQHGPLITFHLNLTQGNALVRYSSKEEAAKAQKSLHMCVLGNTTILAEFAGEEDVQRFFAQGQQLASTTSWQADPGVNQTRMGGSGPRSSHPIGHPHWNSGGGGMGGGGAKTGGDLLWGGVPQYSSLWGPPSGEEGRVMGSPTPINTLLPGDLLSGESM; encoded by the exons ATGGTCGGAAGGTACCTCTCCTCAG AGCTGCCCCCACAGAGTGGCCCGGGAGCCCATTATGAGAATCCCCACTGGGGACACCAGCCAGCCAATCGGAGTGCCACTTCTGCCTCAGTGTCGGCCAATCACAGTGGCTGGGATACAGTGATCATCGACGAGAGCGACACCGAGGCCTGGCCCTCCATTTCCCGCAGCAGCCAGAGCCAGGGCCCTGCAGGAGGATGCCCCTCGGACACTGACccggccagcagcagcagcagtatgagCATGGCCACGGGGGCCAACGGCCAGACAGGCCACTTTCCTGCCAACTACCCCAGCAGCAAAGGAGCCAGCTCTGGGCCCGGCAGCTCAGCCAATCACCCCGGGGCAGGCACGGTCGGCATGGCCTCCAGCCAAGGAGCAGCCAATCGGGGCTGGGGATCTGGTCCCGGTCCGTCCCCCCATGGCCCTCCTCAGTCCTCCTCTGTCgggggtggggaggggaagaCTGATGGCccaatgggaggaggaggaggcaggggttggtgctcctcttcctccaccacctccaacTTGAACCTGAACCCCAATGCCAACCCCTCGGCCTGGCCCGTTCTGGGGCACGACGGGGGCGGAGGAGCGGGGGCAAGCAGCTCAGGGGGAGCCAACCCCAATCAACCCCCTTCTTCTCAACCCCCTCCAAACCTCTGCGACCCGCCAGGCACCTCTCACGCCCAGGGGAACGGCATCAGAGGAGGAAACATGGTGGGCGGCACCAACGGCAACCTTCCGGTTGGGGGAGGCAGCACCTGGGGAGAATCATCTGAGCCACACCCATCCTCATCCACGAATGTGTCTTTCAgctcagaacctcagaacctTAACACTGACGGACCAAATCATACTAGCAAGCAACAGGAGCCCCCTATCCACAGCGTGTCCGGCTGGAGTGGCCCCTCCGGAGGTATGGGCTCCCTGGGCCAGCCTCCTCCTGGAGCTTCCCAGCTGGTCAATGGAGAGGATGGCAGCTCCGTCTGGGGCAACAATGGAGACTCCAAGTCAGTCGCCTCCTCCGCGGAGCCTTCGGGCTGGGACTCTGGGGCCGGGGGCTGGGGGAGCCATGGAAGCAGTGGTGGTGGAACCTCTGGAGGCTGGGGAGGCCAGAGCAGCAGAGACGCCTGGGGGAAGCAGCATTCTGGCGAGGTCCAGGGGGGCTGGGACGCCCCCAGCTCTCCTCCCCAGCAGGCCAGATCCTGGAGCACCCGAGCCCCAAGCACCACGGCGGCCAGCGAGGGCAGTAGCGAGGGCATGGATGGAGCGGGACACTCCCTCCGACAGGACCGGTCATCCAGGGATGAGCCTGCCCCCCTACTCCCAGCCCCTGACCTGGACCCCAGGGTGCTGTGCAACACAGGCTGGGGCCAGACCCCCGTCCGCCAGCACACGTCCTGGGACATGGAGGAGGCGGCACGCACCCAACGAAAGGCAGATGCTGCCGGGACGGACTCTTGGGGAGGCTCAGGCCCCAACACTTCCACCGAGCCAGCCCAAGGGCCCTCTAACTCCAGCCACGGCCCCCCTCATCGGGTTGACCCCAAGAGCGAGGGTCCCGGGCCTGGTCCTCAGGCTGCCCCTGGCTGGGGTGGTTCCAAGCctccagccagccaaccaggcTCTGGCTGGGGTGAGCCACCGAGCAGCAAGAATCCCCCCAACGGTCCTGGGGGCTGGGGGAACCCCCCACCAGGATGCCCCGGGTCAGGCCCCAACATGCCCAAAGCTGGGAGCCAGTCCTGGGGTGCTCCAGAGGAGAAGTCCCCAAGCTGGGATGGTTCCCACGGCAAGGCCCCCAAGCCCCAGGGCTGGGGAGATGGGCCCAAGCCGCCCCACAGCGGCTGGGCCAACAGCGCTGGAGGAGGGGGCAATGGAGGAGGGGGGGACTGGAGAGAGTCTGCAGATGGCAAGAAGAACAGTCCCACCACCAACCCTCCCTGGGAGGGAGAAGGAGCAGGAGGCTGGAAAGAGAGCAACCGAGGCTGGGGAAAACCTGGTCCGGGGATGGGGGGAAATGTTGGTGGAGGCTGGGGAGAGCCAGCGATGGCCCAGCAGCGCCCAAGTTGCCCTGCCCAAGGATGGGGTGGCAAGCCCCAGGAGAGCTCCAACGGCAATAGCGGAGGAGTTAGAGGGAGCATGGGCGGGGCAGGAGGTGGAGAAGGGAGCATGGGATCCTGGGGAGGCCCTGGCCCCGTGAAGCCCAGTGTATCAGGCCGGGAGGGCaacgggggaggaggagggagcaaGCAGGACCCCTCAGGAGGAGAGCCCACAGGGTGGGAGGAACCTTCCCCACCCTCCATCCGACGCAAGATGGAGATTGACGATGGCACCTCTGCTTGGGGCGACCCGGGTGCCTACAACAAGACGGTCAACCTCTGGGACAAGAACAACCCTGCGGGAGGAGGGCCACCCCAAGGTAGACCCCCAGGGAACGCCCCCGCATGCCCCcctggaaacaacaacaacaaccacccaccacatcacacctaCCACGGCCCCCCACCACCCCTCCAGAGCCATGGGGGCCACAACCCCCAGGGCCCAGGCCAGAACAGTGGGCCCATGGACACAGCCATGCCTCACCAGACTGCGCCTCCACCACACAGCAGACCACCCCTCATGGGTCCAG GCTGGGGGGAGCCTTCCAGTGCCCACCCCAAACCAGAGCCCTCCTGGGGGGAGCCTGCTCCCCCTCTGGTCAGCGTGGACAACGGGACCTCCGCATGGGGAAAACCCACCGGAAGCCATGGGGGCTGGGGTGTAGGTGACAACAGCCCTGAACCCTACAGACGGGGCAACCCACCCCTTGGATCTGCACCTTGCAAACCAG CCCCCAAATCTATGCAAGACGGCTGGGGTGGCGGGGAGGACATGGGTTTGTCTGGGGGCCAGTGGGACCCTGACGACGGGGACATGTGGAGCAGCCAGGCCTCCCAGGAGAGCAACTCCTGGGGCAACAGAACCAGGAAGGCCCCACCCAAGGGGAAGATTCCAGGCAAGCAGGAGGAAGCCTGGATCATGAATCGCCTGATCAAGCAGCTGACAGACATGGGCTTCCCT agagaTCCAGCCGAGGAGGCTCTGAAGAGGAACAACATGAACCTGGACCAGGCCATGA GTGCTCTGTTGGAGAAGAAGACTGAGCTGGACAGGCGGGGGATGGGCATGTCCGACTACAACAACTGTCTGATCAACAAGGGGCCAATGGGCTGCcggcctcccctccactccaaaGAGTCCTCCTCAGATCGCTCCCCTTTCCTCGACAAG GACGGTGTTGGTAGCCTGGTGGAGGACGTCCATACCTCCTCACCGTTTATGCCTTGTTCCCCCGGCCCCCTCGGTCTGAaactcccctccctgcctctatCCAGCCAGGGCCTGGGCGGCCCACAGGGCCTAGCCATGCAAAACTTGAACAACAGACAG atGCAGAGTGGAATGTTGGGCTGTAGCGGTGCAGCACAAGCCCGGGCCATGCAGCAGCCTCCTCCTCAACCGCCAGTGCCGCCTCTCGGCTCCTCCCAGCCTAGTCTACGCGCTCAAGTGCCTCAGTTTCTCTcccctcag GTTCAAGCACAGCTCTTACAGTTTGCAGCAAAAAACATTGGTCTGAATCCTGCACTTTTAACCTCACCAATAAACCCTCAACATATGACCCTTTTGAACCAACTATACCAGCTGCAACTG GCGTACCAGCGTTTACAAATTCAACAGCAGATGTTGCAGGCGCAGCGTAATGTTTCTGGTCCCATccgacagcaggagcagcac GTTGCACGTACAATCAATAACATGCAGCAGCAGATCCAACAGCACCAGAGACAGCTGGCCCAGGCCCTGCTGATGAAGCAGCAGCAGACCCTcggctccctctcctcctctggcctgCACCACGGCCAAGGCAAATCAGCCCTGGACTTGTTCCCAGGCCACCCCCAGGCTCCGGGCCTACCCGACCTGCAGACCAAAGAGCAGCAGTCGTCCCCCAACTCCTACAGCCCCTACCCTCTCT CTGGACTGAATCCTAACATGAATGTAACCTGCATAGAGGTGGGAGGCCTGTCCATGAAGGAGcttccccagccccagtctcgcCTCTCCCAGTGGACACACCCCAACTCCATGGACAGCCTCTCTGGAGGCTCATCCTCTCTGGAGCCCAACCTGAACAAGCACG GTTCCAACCTGGGCCCCCCTGGGAAGCCCCCCCAAATGGAGGATGGGTACAGCCCCTACGGCATGATGCCTGTCTCCGAGTCCCCCACCAACCCCCTGGTGCCCCCAGACAGCTGGAGCCAGGGCAAGAGCCCCAACGACAAGATGGTCAATGGCGCCAACATCACCTGGCCTCCAG AGTTCTGCCCGGGCGTGCCCTGGAAGGGCCTGCAAAACATCGACCCGGAGAACGACCCCAACATGACCCCGGGGAGCGTGCCCAGCGGCCCCACCATCAACACCAACATCCAGGACGTCAACCGCTACCTGCAGAGAGACCGCAGCGGAG gctcctcccccacctcatctCAGAACGAGGCCCTGCCCCCCTCCACCGATTGGCCAGTCAGTGCCTACTCTAGCTCGTTCAGTCTGTCGTCCCCGGAAACGGACGACCCAG GTAAATTATCGGACATGAAGTCCACCTGGTCCCCGGGGCCCATCTCCCACCCCTCCCAGGTCTCTCTGTCCCATGAGTTGTGGAAGGTCCCCCAGGGGCCCCGCAGTAACACAGCCGCCCCCACACGGCCCCCCCCGGGCCTCACCAACCCCACCAAGCACTCCTCCACCTGGGGAGGCAACTCCCTGGGCCTGGCCCAAGGCTGGAGCAGCTCCTACTCCTCag CAGCTACCACATGGAGTACAGACAGCTCCAACAGGACCAGTAGCTGGTTGGTCCTGAGGAACCTCACTCCCCAGATAGACGGCTCCACCCTGCGGACGCTATGCATGCAGCACGGCCCCCTCATCACATTCCACCTCAACCTGACCCAGGGCAACGCATTGGTGCGCTACAGCTCCAAGGAGGAGGCCGCCAAGGCCCAGAAGTCCCTGCACAT GTGCGTTCTGGGTAACACCACCATCCTGGCAGAGTTTGCTGGTGAGGAAGACGTCCAGCGCTTCTTTGCACAGGGCCAGCAGCTAGCCTCAACTACCAGCTGGCAGGCTGACCCAGGTGTCAATCAGACGCGGATGGGTGGTTCCGGGCCCAGATCCTCGCACCCCATTGGCCACCCCCACTGGAACTCTGGCGGTGGTGGCATGGGAGGAGGTGGAGCCAAGACGGGCGGAGATCTGCTCTGGGGGGGCGTGCCCCAGTACTCCAGCCTATGGGGACCGCCCAGCGGAGAGGAGGGGCGGGTCATGGGGAGTCCTACTCCAATCAACACGCTGCTGCCTGGGGACCTGCTGAGCGGGGAGTCCATGTAG